GCCCAAACGGTCTCCATGCTCGAGACGTTAATCGCGCCCACTAAAATCACAATTACTCGGCCAAGCGCTGTTTCAAATAGACAGACAAGGCGTTCGTTTTCCGCAAATAGGGTGGGAATTTTTTCCGCTGTTTTAATGGAAACGCTGTAGAGACGGCCGGGGATATGGGTTGTTTTTAACAGTTTCCCGTCAATCGGCATATGAATGCGGTGATAATCGCGCGGTGAGAGATAGACGGTGGCATAGGCGCCATTTTCAAATTCATCCGCGAGATGAGGGTCGGCAATCAGCGCTTCTAAGGTGAAATCATGGCCTTTAGCGTTAATAAACTGAGTGCCTTCAAGTTTGCCAAACGCGGCAACTTTTCCATCTGAGGGGGAAACGATGCTTGCCTTACTGATGGTGCGCGCACCCTCTTTCAGTTCGCGGGTAAAAAAGGCGTTAAAGTGCTCAAAATCGCGCGGCGATGAATGTTTACTTTCATCCCAATTGATCTTATAGAGCTTGGCAAAAATGGAGATAAACGCATTTTTAAACCACTTAACGCGAATGCGCGTTAAATGACGAAATACCCAAGAGCAACTGCGCTGAAAAAAGAAA
The window above is part of the Ignatzschineria sp. RMDPL8A genome. Proteins encoded here:
- the asd gene encoding archaetidylserine decarboxylase (Phosphatidylserine decarboxylase is synthesized as a single chain precursor. Generation of the pyruvoyl active site from a Ser is coupled to cleavage of a Gly-Ser bond between the larger (beta) and smaller (alpha chains). It is an integral membrane protein.), with the translated sequence MTRFFFFQRSCSWVFRHLTRIRVKWFKNAFISIFAKLYKINWDESKHSSPRDFEHFNAFFTRELKEGARTISKASIVSPSDGKVAAFGKLEGTQFINAKGHDFTLEALIADPHLADEFENGAYATVYLSPRDYHRIHMPIDGKLLKTTHIPGRLYSVSIKTAEKIPTLFAENERLVCLFETALGRVIVILVGAINVSSMETVWAGEVTPPYGKTLNYQDWSDENITLKQGEELGRFNMGSTVIVITERDDFEFTDNIGDLATIALGNPLLNQKAK